The following nucleotide sequence is from Burkholderia gladioli.
TAGTGCGGATTGCCCGTGTGAAAGTAGGTAATCGTCAGGCTTCCCTTCATGACAACCCCCGTTGCCTCAAGGCAGCGGGGGTTTTGTCTTTTTCAGCCGCCAGAAAATCAAGCGGCAATACTTCCCAACATCCCCTGCAGCGCTTCGTGCAGTGCTCGTAATGCGGCATCGCGCGCCCGTTTCCCGTATCTCAATGCGTGGACAACGTCCGGCAGCGGAAAGCGACGCTCCAGTTCAGCTGCCGTCATCACATCGTTGCTGATCGCCCGGTCGTTCAGGATCCCGAAACCGAGCCCCGATCCGATCGCGCTCTGTATGCCGGCAAGCGATGGCGTTTCCGCCACGATGCGATGATCCATGCCGGCCTCGCGCAAGGTCGCCTGGGCCAGCCAGCCGTAATGGCATCCCGTGCCGAATGTCACCAGCGGAATCGACTTGGCGACTGCCAACGGTGTGGCCGCCGAGGTGCACCAATGCAGCGACTCCCGCCAAAGCGGCGTATCAGCGCTGGTGATGCGATCGAGATAATCCTGGTGCACGGCAAGATCGAGCGTGTCCTGCGCCAACGCGTCCCGTAGCGCCGGACTCTGCATCACGCTGAGCTGCACCGTGGTACGCGGATGTCGGCGCGAAAACTCCGCGAGCAAGGGAGCGACCCGATCCAGCCCGACCTGCTCCGGCACACCAAGACGAACACGCCCCTTCAGCCTCGACGGCGCGAAATAGGCGAGCGCATCGTCATGTGCGTCGAGAATGCGGCGAGCGTGGGCAAGCAGCGCCTCGCCATCGGCCGTCGCGACTAGTCGGCGCCCGTCCCTGCGCAGCAGCGTCCTGCCGAGCTGCGCCTCGAGGCGCTTGATCTTCCAGCTCACGGCGGATTGGCTCAGGTTCAGGCGATCCGCGGCGGCCGTCGCGCTGCCGGTATCCACCACAGTGCGCAAGGTCCGTAGCGTATCGATCGACAGACGCTGGTTCGGAGCACTCATCTCGACAGATCCATGACAAAAGTTGCGATTTATTCATAGTAGATGTCATTGGCGTCATTTGCAGAGGCTCCATAGACTGGATCGACAGTTGCCAATCAAGGAAATCCACGATGACATCCCCCTGGAACCTGGCCCGCGCCGATGTCCTGATCGACGGCCGTCGAATTGCCACCGGCCATGTCGGCGAAGGGCCGCCCCTGGTGCTGGTCCATGGCACGCCCGCGCATTCGATCGTCTGGCGCAACGTGATTCCCGCCTGTCGCGATGCGGGGTTCAGCGTCCACTGGTTCGACCTGCTTGGCTTCGGTGAATCCGAATGTCCGGTCGACGCGGACACGTCGGTGGCCGAGCAGGCACGCGTGCTCCAGCGCCTGCTCGAGCATTGGTCGCTCGACGCGGTGCATCTCGTCGGTCACGATATCGGCGGTGTCGCCGCGCTGCTGTATGCGATGAACGCCGGCGAGCGCTTACGCTCCCTGACGATCGCCGATGCGCCGGGCTACGATTCCTGGCCGTCGCCGACCTGGCGCGAGTTCCGCGATGATTACCAGCGTTTCGCGCGAGTCGATGCCGAGCGTCACCGCGAGCTGATGACACGGCAATTGAAGATGGCAGTGCACGACAAGTCGCGCATGACAGGTGAACTGCTGGCGTGCTACCTGAAGCCAATCAGCGGCGTGATCGGCCAGAGCGGGTTCTATCGCAACCAGGTCGCTCACTACGACTCCCGCTACACGGCGGATTTCGGCGAACGGCTGCCGAAGCTCGCCTTGCCCGTGCAGATCCTGTGGGGTGCGCAAGACGAATGGCAACCACTCGACTACGCCTATCGCCTGCAATCGGATATTCCGGGCGCGGTGCTGAACGTGCTCGACGCTTGCGGGCATTGCCTGATGGAGGACGACCCGTCGGGCGTGGCCCGGCATATCGTCGACTTCGCCAACTCGCATCGGCCGGGATCCTGACCGCGGTTCCGATTCTATCGACTCGCCAGCAGGGATGCGATGGCGGCGCAACCGCTCGCGCGCCATCGCATCGTGCCAGTGCTCAATCCCTCAATTGCCTGCCCGCGTCACACGCCAGACCGCGTCGCCGACATCGTCGGCGATGATCAAGCCGCCGTTGCCATCCTGCGTGACGCCCACCGGCGCGCCGTACAACTGCTTTTCGTCGTCGGACGCGAAGCCCGTGACCACCGGCTTCGGCGCGCCGCTCGGCTTGCCGTTCTCGAAGGGCACGTAGACGACCGCGTAACCGCTCAGCGGCGAGCGATCCCAACTGCCGTGCTCGCCGATGAAGGCGCCGCCGCGATACTCGGCCGGCAGGTTGTTGCCGGTATAGAACCACAAGCCGAGCGGGGCGACGTGCGAGCCAATCGCGTAGTCGGGGCTGATCGCTTTCGCGACCAGGTCCGGGCGCTGCTGCTTCACGCGCGAGTCGACGTGCTGCCCGTAATAGCTGTAGGGCCAGCCGTAGAACCCGCCGTCCTGGATCGAGGTCAGGTAATCCGGCACCAGGTCGGCACCGATTTCGTCGCGCTCGTTCGCAATCGCCCACAGCTTGCCGGTCTTCGGCTCCCATTGCAGGCCGGTCGGATTGCGCACGCCGGATGCGTAGATGCGGCTCGCGCCCGACGCGACATCGACCTCCAGGATCACCGCGCGCCGATATTCGACATCGAGCCCGTTCTCGCCGATATTGCTGTTCGAGCCGACGCCGACATAGAGCTTCTTGCCGTCGGGGCTCGCCAGCAGCGACTTGGTCCAGTGATGGTTGATGGTGCTGGGCAGATCGGCCAGTTCGACAGGAGGCGCGCTGATCCTGGTCTCGCCCGTCGCATACGGGAATTTCAGCAGCGCATCGGTATCGGCGACATAGAGCGTATCGCCGATCAACTGCACGCCGAACGGCGAATTGAGCTTGTCGATGAGCACGTACTGATCCCATTCGCCGCTGCCGTTCGCCTTCTTGCGCAGCAGCGTGACCCGGTTGCCGCCCTTGGCGCCCTTGCCCGAGCGGCTCGTCACCATCCCGGCGATCAACTGCTTCGGCGTGGTGACGGGCTCCGTCTTCGGGCTGCTCGACTCGACCACCAGCACATCCTGGTTCGGCAGCACATAGACCTGTCGCGGATGCTTGAGGCCCGAGGCGATCTTCTCGATCTTCAGCCCCGCCGCCACCTTGGGCGTCTGCCCGTCCTTCCAGCCCACGCCTT
It contains:
- a CDS encoding LysR family transcriptional regulator, with amino-acid sequence MSAPNQRLSIDTLRTLRTVVDTGSATAAADRLNLSQSAVSWKIKRLEAQLGRTLLRRDGRRLVATADGEALLAHARRILDAHDDALAYFAPSRLKGRVRLGVPEQVGLDRVAPLLAEFSRRHPRTTVQLSVMQSPALRDALAQDTLDLAVHQDYLDRITSADTPLWRESLHWCTSAATPLAVAKSIPLVTFGTGCHYGWLAQATLREAGMDHRIVAETPSLAGIQSAIGSGLGFGILNDRAISNDVMTAAELERRFPLPDVVHALRYGKRARDAALRALHEALQGMLGSIAA
- a CDS encoding alpha/beta fold hydrolase yields the protein MTSPWNLARADVLIDGRRIATGHVGEGPPLVLVHGTPAHSIVWRNVIPACRDAGFSVHWFDLLGFGESECPVDADTSVAEQARVLQRLLEHWSLDAVHLVGHDIGGVAALLYAMNAGERLRSLTIADAPGYDSWPSPTWREFRDDYQRFARVDAERHRELMTRQLKMAVHDKSRMTGELLACYLKPISGVIGQSGFYRNQVAHYDSRYTADFGERLPKLALPVQILWGAQDEWQPLDYAYRLQSDIPGAVLNVLDACGHCLMEDDPSGVARHIVDFANSHRPGS
- a CDS encoding PQQ-dependent sugar dehydrogenase, whose protein sequence is MNKPVWGGVLTIAVAMLFSACSEKAKYDPEHQAGSNPPLPSAQNFMVPPMQVPEGVGWKDGQTPKVAAGLKIEKIASGLKHPRQVYVLPNQDVLVVESSSPKTEPVTTPKQLIAGMVTSRSGKGAKGGNRVTLLRKKANGSGEWDQYVLIDKLNSPFGVQLIGDTLYVADTDALLKFPYATGETRISAPPVELADLPSTINHHWTKSLLASPDGKKLYVGVGSNSNIGENGLDVEYRRAVILEVDVASGASRIYASGVRNPTGLQWEPKTGKLWAIANERDEIGADLVPDYLTSIQDGGFYGWPYSYYGQHVDSRVKQQRPDLVAKAISPDYAIGSHVAPLGLWFYTGNNLPAEYRGGAFIGEHGSWDRSPLSGYAVVYVPFENGKPSGAPKPVVTGFASDDEKQLYGAPVGVTQDGNGGLIIADDVGDAVWRVTRAGN